A portion of the Brevundimonas pondensis genome contains these proteins:
- a CDS encoding glycoside hydrolase family 97 protein: MLKRRSFLALGTVSALAFGAPVAAQTTSNAVRASSPGGVLTIEMATDNDGRPTYAVSRLGRKVVDTSWLGFLLTDAPMLERNMTLTAGAPVTVDETWEQPWGERRYVRNHYNEWRVTFTEKAGLRRRFDVVCRLYDDGLGFRYEFPEQDGLKTVCIGAELTEFNLSEDGEAWWIPAWEWNREEYLYNRTRIDAVGSAQTPMTVRGDSGLHVSIHEAALIDYAGMNLRRAEGLKFRAQLTPGLTNAAVVRQAPFHTPWRTLQISDSAAGLVESSLILNLNEPNKLGDVSWFKPMKYLGVWWEMHLELKSWGSGPKHGATTENAIKHIDFAAEHGFGGVLVEGWNKGWDGDWFANGSDFSFTESYPDFDIERVTAHGRARGVQLIGHHETGGNAFHYEPQMEAGFALYQRLGMHSVKTGYVADAGGARVAGPDGRAVMAWHESQPMAQHHMRVIETAAKHQVAVNAHEPFKDTGLRRTYPNMISREGARGMEFSAWGQPGNPPEHEANLVFTRLLAGPMDYTPGIFGMETRSPGGIQTTWAKQLALYVVIYSPIQMAADLLVHYEANPAPFQFIKDVPVDWAETKVLDGEIGDFVVIARKDRHSDVWALGAVSDEHPRSLSASLSFLDAGRRYRAEIYRDGPNADYRGKREDIVIEQREVTSADTLTLNLAPGGGQAIRFVPLGRKSRR; this comes from the coding sequence ATGTTGAAACGCCGGTCATTCCTCGCCCTCGGGACCGTCTCCGCTCTCGCCTTCGGCGCGCCTGTTGCGGCGCAGACGACCTCGAACGCCGTGCGCGCCTCGTCGCCGGGCGGGGTGCTGACGATCGAGATGGCCACCGACAACGACGGGCGTCCGACCTATGCGGTCAGCCGTCTGGGCCGCAAGGTGGTGGACACCTCATGGCTGGGCTTCCTGCTGACCGACGCCCCCATGCTGGAACGCAACATGACCCTGACGGCGGGCGCCCCCGTCACGGTGGACGAGACCTGGGAGCAGCCCTGGGGCGAGCGCCGTTATGTGCGCAACCACTACAACGAATGGCGGGTCACCTTCACCGAGAAGGCGGGTCTGCGCCGTCGCTTCGACGTGGTCTGCCGCCTCTATGACGACGGTCTGGGCTTCCGCTACGAATTCCCCGAGCAGGACGGGTTGAAGACCGTCTGCATCGGCGCCGAACTGACCGAGTTCAACCTGTCCGAGGACGGCGAGGCCTGGTGGATCCCGGCCTGGGAATGGAACCGCGAGGAGTACCTCTACAACCGTACCCGTATCGACGCGGTCGGCAGCGCCCAGACGCCGATGACCGTGCGGGGCGACAGCGGCCTGCACGTCTCGATCCACGAGGCGGCCCTGATCGACTATGCGGGCATGAACCTGCGCCGCGCCGAGGGGCTGAAGTTCCGCGCCCAGCTGACGCCCGGCCTGACCAACGCCGCCGTGGTGCGGCAGGCGCCCTTCCATACGCCGTGGCGCACCCTGCAGATCAGCGACAGCGCCGCCGGTCTGGTCGAATCCAGCCTGATCCTGAACCTGAACGAGCCCAACAAGCTGGGCGACGTCAGCTGGTTCAAGCCGATGAAATACCTCGGCGTCTGGTGGGAGATGCACCTGGAGCTGAAGTCCTGGGGTTCCGGCCCGAAACACGGCGCCACCACCGAAAACGCCATCAAGCACATCGACTTCGCCGCCGAACACGGCTTCGGCGGGGTGCTGGTCGAGGGCTGGAACAAGGGCTGGGACGGCGACTGGTTCGCCAACGGCTCGGACTTCAGCTTCACCGAATCCTATCCCGACTTCGACATCGAGCGGGTGACGGCGCACGGCCGGGCCAGGGGCGTGCAACTGATCGGCCACCATGAAACCGGCGGCAACGCCTTCCACTATGAGCCGCAGATGGAGGCGGGCTTCGCCCTGTATCAACGGCTTGGCATGCATTCGGTGAAGACCGGCTATGTCGCCGACGCGGGCGGGGCGCGGGTGGCCGGACCCGACGGCCGCGCCGTCATGGCCTGGCATGAGAGCCAGCCCATGGCCCAGCACCACATGCGCGTCATCGAGACGGCGGCGAAGCACCAGGTCGCGGTCAACGCCCACGAGCCGTTCAAGGACACCGGCCTGCGCCGCACCTACCCCAACATGATCAGCCGCGAAGGCGCGCGGGGCATGGAGTTCAGCGCCTGGGGCCAGCCGGGCAACCCGCCCGAGCACGAGGCCAATCTGGTCTTCACCCGCCTGCTGGCCGGGCCGATGGACTATACGCCCGGCATCTTCGGCATGGAGACGCGCAGCCCCGGCGGCATCCAGACCACCTGGGCCAAGCAGCTGGCCCTCTATGTCGTCATCTACAGCCCGATCCAGATGGCGGCGGACCTGCTGGTCCACTACGAGGCCAACCCCGCGCCCTTCCAGTTCATCAAGGACGTGCCGGTCGACTGGGCCGAGACCAAGGTTCTGGACGGCGAGATCGGCGACTTCGTCGTCATCGCCCGCAAGGATCGCCATTCCGACGTCTGGGCCCTGGGCGCCGTATCGGACGAACATCCGCGCAGCCTGAGCGCCTCGCTGAGCTTCCTCGACGCCGGCCGTCGCTATCGCGCGGAGATCTATCGCGACGGGCCGAACGCCGACTATCGCGGGAAGCGCGAGGACATCGTCATCGAGCAGCGCGAAGTCACGTCCGCTGATACCCTGACGCTGAACCTGGCCCCCGGCGGCGGTCAGGCCATCCGCTTCGTGCCGCTGGGAAGGAAGTCGCGCCGATGA
- a CDS encoding alpha/beta hydrolase encodes MSLSRRMTLGLLAALPFASRAAADIPVDGKLVEHPDFTSAHVQPRNITVWLPPGYEAGSSRHPVLYMHDGQNLFDASKANFGEWCVDEHLGRLIANGQVRAPIVVGIWNTPLRLREYVPADLIKALPADVRDDVQAIYGGAPLSDTYLRFMVEELKPFIDQTYRTLTGPADTLISGSSMGGLISLYAVMKHPEVFGAAACLSTHWPLRIDGLDDPAALAVWRDQVVGAWTRVVAEGLPTPGSHRFYFDRGDETLDQFYAVFQSRIDAVFRERGYGPRDFQTLLFPGAQHNEASWNGRLDVPLKFLLTPA; translated from the coding sequence ATGAGCCTGTCGCGCCGCATGACTCTGGGCCTGCTGGCCGCCCTGCCCTTCGCAAGCAGGGCCGCAGCGGATATCCCCGTTGACGGCAAGCTGGTCGAACACCCGGACTTCACCTCCGCCCACGTCCAGCCGAGGAACATCACCGTCTGGCTGCCGCCCGGCTATGAGGCGGGTTCAAGCCGCCATCCCGTCCTCTACATGCACGACGGTCAGAACCTGTTCGACGCCTCCAAGGCCAACTTCGGCGAATGGTGCGTCGACGAGCATCTGGGCCGACTGATCGCCAACGGCCAGGTCCGCGCCCCCATCGTCGTCGGCATCTGGAACACGCCGCTTCGCTTACGTGAATACGTCCCCGCCGACCTGATCAAGGCCCTGCCCGCTGATGTCCGCGACGACGTCCAGGCCATCTATGGCGGCGCGCCGCTGTCGGACACCTACCTGCGCTTCATGGTCGAGGAGCTGAAGCCCTTCATCGACCAGACCTATCGCACCCTGACCGGGCCGGCCGACACCCTGATCAGCGGCTCCAGCATGGGCGGGCTGATCTCACTCTATGCGGTGATGAAACATCCCGAGGTCTTCGGCGCCGCCGCCTGCCTGTCGACCCACTGGCCGCTGCGCATCGACGGACTGGACGACCCGGCGGCCCTGGCCGTCTGGCGCGACCAGGTGGTCGGAGCCTGGACCCGCGTGGTGGCCGAGGGCTTGCCGACGCCGGGGTCGCACCGCTTCTACTTCGATCGCGGCGACGAGACCCTGGATCAGTTCTACGCCGTCTTCCAGAGCCGCATCGACGCCGTCTTCCGCGAGCGCGGCTACGGCCCGCGCGACTTCCAGACCCTGCTGTTCCCCGGCGCCCAGCACAATGAGGCCTCGTGGAACGGCCGCCTCGACGTGCCGCTGAAATTCCTGCTGACGCCTGCCTGA
- a CDS encoding alpha-amylase family glycosyl hydrolase has product MTLATLPVVPSPEQAHQEWWRGAVVYQVYPRSFADTNGDGVGDLNGITAHLDHIASLGVDAVWISPFYTSPMKDFGYDVADYCDVDPVFGTLADFDRLVEKAHGLGLKVIVDQVWSHTSDQHAWFKASRQDRTNAYADWYVWADPKADGSPPNNWQSVFGGPGWTWDARRGQYYQHNFLPEQPQLNGRNPAVQDALLAAGRFWLDRGVDGFRLDAINFMINDPSLKDNPAFPAGGKRTRPFDFQDKIYNQSHPDIAPFLERVRALTDSYGDGRFTVAEVGGDHADREMKEYTADDRHLHSAYGFLYLYAERMLADLVKTGAAMWPGAQGEGWPSWTFSNHDAPRAISRWAEGRDERALAEMLMLLLVSLRGNVFVYYGEELGLPQGEVPFERLVDPEAIANWPQTLGRDGARTPMPWTAKAPFAGFSTVEPWLPVDARHPAMAVDVQNADPKSMLNATRRILALRRAHPALRVGEMTVLTTAPVLTFTREGGGEALLAAFNLGHEAQAWTAPAGYTVIDAVNLGEAGTLPPLGGVLLRKEAG; this is encoded by the coding sequence GTGACCCTTGCGACCCTCCCCGTCGTCCCCTCTCCGGAGCAGGCCCACCAGGAATGGTGGCGCGGCGCCGTCGTCTATCAGGTCTATCCGCGCAGCTTCGCCGACACGAACGGCGACGGCGTCGGCGATCTGAACGGCATCACGGCGCACCTCGATCATATCGCCTCGCTGGGCGTGGACGCGGTGTGGATCTCGCCCTTCTACACCTCGCCGATGAAGGACTTCGGCTATGACGTCGCCGACTATTGCGACGTCGATCCGGTGTTCGGGACCCTGGCCGACTTCGACCGACTGGTGGAGAAGGCGCACGGCCTGGGGCTGAAGGTCATCGTCGATCAGGTCTGGTCGCATACCTCTGACCAGCATGCGTGGTTCAAGGCCAGCCGTCAGGACCGCACCAACGCCTACGCCGACTGGTACGTCTGGGCCGACCCCAAGGCCGACGGCTCGCCGCCCAACAACTGGCAGTCCGTCTTCGGCGGGCCGGGCTGGACCTGGGACGCGCGGCGTGGCCAATATTATCAGCACAACTTCCTGCCCGAGCAGCCGCAGCTGAACGGCCGCAACCCGGCGGTGCAGGACGCCCTTCTGGCCGCCGGTCGGTTCTGGCTGGATCGCGGGGTGGACGGCTTCCGGCTGGACGCCATCAACTTCATGATCAACGACCCCTCGCTGAAGGACAATCCAGCCTTCCCGGCGGGCGGCAAGCGGACCCGGCCCTTCGACTTCCAGGACAAGATCTACAACCAGTCCCACCCCGACATCGCCCCCTTCCTGGAGCGGGTGCGCGCCCTGACCGATAGCTACGGCGACGGACGCTTCACCGTGGCCGAGGTCGGCGGCGACCACGCCGACCGCGAGATGAAGGAATACACGGCCGACGACCGTCACCTGCACAGCGCCTACGGCTTCCTCTACCTCTACGCCGAGCGGATGCTGGCCGATCTGGTGAAGACCGGCGCGGCCATGTGGCCGGGCGCGCAGGGCGAAGGCTGGCCGTCCTGGACCTTCTCCAACCACGACGCCCCGCGCGCCATCTCGCGCTGGGCCGAGGGCCGCGACGAGCGGGCGCTGGCCGAGATGCTGATGCTGCTGCTGGTATCCCTGCGCGGCAATGTCTTCGTCTATTACGGCGAGGAGCTGGGCCTACCGCAGGGCGAGGTGCCGTTCGAACGTCTGGTCGATCCCGAGGCCATCGCCAACTGGCCGCAGACTTTGGGCCGCGACGGCGCCCGCACCCCGATGCCGTGGACGGCGAAGGCTCCCTTCGCCGGTTTCTCAACCGTCGAGCCCTGGCTGCCGGTGGACGCGCGCCATCCAGCGATGGCCGTGGACGTCCAGAACGCCGACCCGAAGTCCATGCTGAACGCCACCCGCCGCATCCTGGCCCTGCGCCGCGCCCATCCGGCGCTGCGGGTCGGCGAGATGACTGTGCTGACGACCGCGCCGGTCCTGACCTTCACCCGCGAAGGCGGCGGCGAGGCCCTGCTGGCGGCCTTCAACCTGGGGCATGAGGCGCAAGCTTGGACCGCGCCAGCGGGCTATACCGTCATCGACGCCGTGAACCTTGGCGAGGCCGGAACCCTGCCGCCGCTGGGCGGCGTCCTGCTGCGCAAAGAGGCGGGCTGA
- a CDS encoding MFS transporter produces MSEAAPVLSAEGRTPRATRPRLPMWAIWNMCVGFFGIQIGFGLQNANTSRIFQTLGAEIDSLAILWIAAPVTGLLVQPIIGHFSDKTWGRLGRRRPYFLFGALLTSAALVAMPNSPTLWFAAAMLWIMDASINITMEPFRAFVGDNLPEEQRTTGYAMQSFFIGTGAVFASVLPWLLSNVFHVASTAAEGAVPLSVKLAFYIGAAGLLGTVLWTVFTTKEYSPAEIAAFDGVAENDPVPASPERGAGLYSLGGLTFLGLGAAVAAVVFASGWEKELYILAGALAVFGALQLATAAYRRAARTNGLTEILDDIFAMPDTMKGLAVVQFFSWFALFAMWIYTTATVTAVHYGSSDPTSAAYNAGADWVGVLFGVYNGVAALAAFLIPVVARKTGRRGAHAINLVLGGLGLIGVAMIRDPALLWLPMIGVGFAWASILSMPYAILAGALPGRKMGVYMGVFNIFIVVPQLLAATILGLILKHLFAGQAVYALIIGGVSFFIAAVSALFVREHKA; encoded by the coding sequence ATGAGCGAAGCCGCCCCCGTCCTGTCCGCTGAAGGCCGGACGCCGCGCGCCACGCGTCCACGCCTGCCCATGTGGGCGATCTGGAACATGTGCGTCGGCTTCTTCGGCATCCAGATCGGCTTTGGTCTGCAGAACGCCAACACCAGCCGCATCTTCCAGACCCTGGGCGCCGAGATCGACAGCCTGGCCATCCTGTGGATCGCCGCGCCGGTGACGGGCCTGCTGGTCCAGCCGATCATCGGCCACTTCAGCGACAAGACCTGGGGGCGGCTGGGCCGTCGCCGGCCCTACTTCCTGTTCGGGGCCCTGCTGACCTCGGCGGCCCTGGTAGCGATGCCGAACAGCCCGACCCTGTGGTTCGCCGCCGCCATGCTGTGGATCATGGACGCCTCGATCAACATCACCATGGAGCCGTTCCGCGCCTTCGTCGGCGACAACCTCCCGGAAGAGCAGCGCACCACCGGCTATGCGATGCAGAGCTTCTTCATCGGGACGGGGGCGGTCTTCGCCTCGGTCCTGCCGTGGCTGCTATCCAACGTCTTCCACGTCGCCTCGACGGCGGCGGAAGGGGCCGTGCCGCTGTCGGTCAAGCTCGCCTTCTACATCGGCGCGGCGGGCCTGCTGGGCACGGTGCTGTGGACCGTCTTCACGACCAAGGAATACAGCCCGGCCGAGATCGCCGCCTTTGACGGAGTGGCCGAGAACGACCCGGTTCCGGCCTCGCCGGAACGGGGCGCTGGCCTCTATAGCCTGGGCGGCCTGACCTTCCTGGGTCTGGGCGCGGCGGTCGCCGCCGTGGTCTTCGCCTCAGGGTGGGAGAAGGAGCTCTATATCCTGGCCGGCGCCCTGGCGGTGTTCGGCGCCCTGCAACTGGCCACCGCCGCCTATCGCCGCGCCGCGCGGACCAACGGCCTGACGGAGATTCTCGACGACATCTTCGCCATGCCCGACACCATGAAGGGTCTGGCCGTGGTGCAGTTCTTCAGCTGGTTCGCCCTGTTCGCCATGTGGATCTACACCACCGCCACGGTGACGGCGGTCCACTATGGCTCCTCCGATCCGACCAGCGCCGCCTATAACGCCGGGGCCGACTGGGTGGGGGTGCTGTTCGGGGTCTATAACGGGGTGGCGGCGCTGGCCGCCTTCCTGATCCCCGTCGTGGCCCGAAAGACGGGTCGGCGCGGCGCCCACGCCATCAATCTGGTGCTCGGGGGCCTGGGCCTGATCGGCGTGGCCATGATCCGCGATCCGGCCCTGCTGTGGCTGCCGATGATCGGGGTGGGCTTCGCCTGGGCCTCGATTCTGTCCATGCCCTACGCCATCCTGGCGGGCGCCCTGCCGGGGCGGAAGATGGGCGTCTACATGGGCGTCTTCAACATCTTCATCGTCGTGCCGCAACTGCTGGCCGCGACCATCCTGGGCCTGATCCTGAAACACCTGTTCGCGGGTCAGGCGGTCTACGCCCTGATCATCGGCGGCGTCAGCTTCTTCATCGCCGCCGTCTCGGCCCTGTTCGTGCGGGAGCACAAGGCATGA
- a CDS encoding LacI family DNA-binding transcriptional regulator → MSRKSTRLEDLAQLAGVSISTASRALNDHPAVNDRTKQLIWKLAREHDYPFRRYMPAGPIGAEATIALVVPRPQGREGRLSDPFFLELLAGVGEAARERGCDLIMSHLAPATYEDVAAAMTTSRADGVIFLGQSTLHAAFNRLVETEARFVVWGAELPDQLYCSIGSDNINGGRRATLHLARLGRKRIVFLGDLDPPEAMQRHRGYLDALASAGLPVDPALIVDAHFEVESAEASVESLIRRGVDFDGVVCASDQIALGAVRALIHAGRTVPGDVSVIGFDNVPFSRYSSPALSTIAQDTMKAGRLMVSKLLDHGGDAAGRSERVPTDLIVRESCGG, encoded by the coding sequence TTGAGCCGCAAGTCCACGCGACTGGAAGACCTGGCCCAGCTGGCGGGGGTTTCGATCTCCACGGCGTCGCGCGCCCTGAACGACCACCCGGCGGTCAACGACCGGACCAAGCAGTTGATCTGGAAGCTGGCGCGCGAGCACGACTATCCGTTCCGCCGCTACATGCCCGCCGGTCCCATCGGCGCCGAGGCGACCATCGCCCTGGTGGTGCCGCGTCCGCAGGGGCGCGAAGGGCGCCTCAGCGACCCCTTCTTCCTCGAGCTTCTGGCCGGGGTGGGCGAGGCGGCGCGCGAGCGCGGCTGCGACCTGATCATGAGCCACCTGGCCCCTGCGACCTATGAGGACGTGGCCGCCGCCATGACCACCAGCCGCGCAGACGGCGTCATCTTCCTGGGCCAGAGCACCCTGCACGCCGCCTTCAACCGACTGGTCGAAACCGAGGCGCGCTTCGTCGTCTGGGGCGCGGAACTGCCCGATCAGCTCTACTGCTCGATCGGTTCGGACAATATCAACGGCGGGCGCCGGGCGACCCTGCATCTGGCCCGACTGGGGCGTAAACGCATCGTCTTCCTGGGCGACCTCGATCCGCCCGAGGCCATGCAGCGCCATCGCGGCTATCTGGATGCGCTCGCCAGCGCGGGCCTGCCGGTCGATCCGGCCCTGATCGTGGACGCCCATTTCGAGGTCGAGTCCGCTGAGGCCTCGGTCGAGTCCCTGATCCGGCGTGGCGTGGATTTCGACGGCGTGGTCTGCGCGAGCGACCAGATCGCCCTGGGCGCCGTGCGCGCCCTGATCCATGCGGGCCGCACGGTGCCGGGCGACGTCTCGGTCATCGGCTTCGATAACGTGCCCTTCAGCCGCTACTCGAGCCCTGCGCTCAGCACTATCGCCCAGGACACCATGAAGGCGGGCCGCCTGATGGTGTCCAAGCTGCTGGACCACGGCGGCGACGCCGCCGGCCGTTCGGAGCGCGTGCCTACCGACCTCATCGTGCGCGAGAGCTGCGGCGGCTGA
- a CDS encoding glucan 1,4-alpha-glucosidase, giving the protein MRVFKSLILAGAAASVLTGAAHAQVAPGAPGETPTWAYAAKVGAGTAYEAYVDGAYRDGGPTGTVSKVWFSIADGVLTETMYGLIHEAQIKQLRLAVMTDSGLAVEGADTDFTIDYLHKDAESRPLSPAYRVTTTDKAGRFAIDKQVFTDPDRQALVLRVTVRALKGGVTPYVLLEPHMANTGVDDRGEAAATDLYAHEGDVHLSLRPSAPFEAASVGFMGVSDGLTGLKAGALPAFTTTGDAGGNIMLTGALPRLEQGQSLSRDFVIGFGDSRAAAEAQADAALATGLDEVLKRFNGEGERVGWEDYVASLTELPRVAAQGADGGKLAYASALMLKVQEDHTHAGALIASLSNPWGDTVDASKPSTGYKAVWPRDFYQVAMAFAALGDRDTPLAAFHYLPQVQVGPNTPGNKGDGGWFLQKTHVDGTLEWMAVQLDQTAMPIMLGHRLWTMGWLSDADMAEMYAKMLKPAADFLVDGGQVDIDWNRNEIRPPFTQQERWEEQQGYSPSSTAAVVAGLTVAAEMARAAGDAPGAARYQTAADRYASQIEAIMFTTNGDFGDGRYYVRITRNTDPNDKAPIGEANGQITPPEDRVIDGGFLELVRYGVRAADDEHVVATLGEYDDTAREDMYRVRYDFGPADDTTPGWRRYGVDGYGEDVSDGKGYGVGGIMAPGQRGRVWPFFTGERGHYELARALQAGTADAASLTAIRQTYVRGMERFANAGLLLPEQVWDGVGVPTAHQEAMGEGTNSATPLAWTHAEYLKLLRSLADRAVWDRYAPVEERFIK; this is encoded by the coding sequence ATGCGTGTTTTCAAGAGCCTGATCCTCGCCGGCGCCGCCGCCTCCGTCCTGACCGGCGCCGCCCATGCCCAGGTCGCCCCCGGCGCGCCGGGCGAGACCCCGACCTGGGCCTATGCCGCCAAGGTCGGCGCGGGCACGGCCTATGAGGCCTATGTCGACGGCGCCTATCGCGACGGCGGGCCGACCGGGACCGTCTCCAAGGTCTGGTTCTCCATCGCCGACGGGGTGCTGACCGAGACCATGTACGGCCTGATCCACGAGGCCCAGATCAAGCAACTGCGCCTGGCCGTGATGACCGACAGCGGTCTGGCGGTCGAGGGCGCAGACACCGACTTCACCATCGACTACCTGCACAAGGACGCCGAGAGCCGCCCCCTGTCGCCCGCCTATCGCGTGACGACGACGGACAAGGCCGGGCGTTTCGCCATCGACAAGCAGGTCTTCACCGACCCCGACCGTCAGGCCCTGGTCCTGCGCGTCACCGTGCGGGCGTTGAAGGGCGGCGTGACCCCCTATGTCCTGCTGGAGCCGCACATGGCCAACACCGGCGTGGACGACCGGGGCGAGGCGGCCGCGACCGACCTCTACGCCCACGAAGGCGACGTCCATCTTTCCTTACGTCCCAGCGCGCCGTTCGAGGCCGCCAGCGTCGGCTTCATGGGCGTATCGGACGGCCTGACCGGGTTGAAGGCCGGCGCCCTGCCCGCCTTCACAACCACGGGCGATGCGGGTGGAAACATCATGCTGACCGGCGCCCTGCCGCGCCTGGAACAGGGTCAGAGCCTGAGCCGCGACTTCGTCATCGGCTTCGGCGACAGCCGCGCCGCCGCTGAAGCCCAAGCCGACGCCGCCCTGGCCACAGGTTTGGACGAGGTGCTTAAGCGCTTCAACGGCGAGGGCGAGCGCGTGGGCTGGGAGGACTATGTCGCTTCCTTGACCGAACTGCCGCGCGTCGCGGCGCAGGGCGCGGACGGCGGCAAGCTGGCCTATGCCTCGGCGCTGATGCTGAAGGTGCAGGAGGACCACACCCACGCCGGCGCCCTGATCGCCTCCTTGTCCAACCCCTGGGGCGACACGGTGGACGCGTCCAAGCCCTCGACCGGCTACAAGGCGGTCTGGCCGCGCGACTTCTATCAGGTGGCCATGGCCTTTGCGGCCCTGGGCGACCGTGACACCCCGCTGGCGGCCTTCCACTACCTGCCCCAGGTCCAGGTCGGGCCGAACACGCCCGGCAACAAGGGCGACGGCGGCTGGTTCCTGCAGAAGACCCACGTGGACGGCACGCTGGAATGGATGGCGGTCCAGCTGGACCAGACGGCCATGCCTATCATGCTGGGCCATCGCCTGTGGACCATGGGCTGGCTGTCCGACGCCGACATGGCCGAGATGTATGCGAAGATGCTGAAGCCCGCGGCCGACTTCCTGGTCGACGGCGGTCAGGTGGACATCGACTGGAACCGGAACGAGATCCGTCCGCCCTTCACCCAGCAGGAACGTTGGGAGGAGCAGCAGGGCTATTCCCCGTCCAGCACCGCCGCCGTGGTGGCCGGTCTGACGGTGGCCGCCGAGATGGCGCGGGCCGCAGGCGATGCGCCGGGCGCCGCGCGCTATCAGACCGCCGCCGATCGCTACGCCTCGCAGATCGAGGCCATCATGTTCACCACCAACGGCGATTTCGGTGACGGGCGCTACTATGTCCGCATCACCCGCAACACCGATCCGAACGACAAGGCCCCGATCGGCGAGGCCAATGGCCAGATCACGCCGCCCGAGGACCGCGTAATCGACGGCGGCTTCCTGGAGCTGGTGCGTTATGGCGTGCGGGCCGCCGATGACGAGCATGTCGTGGCGACCCTGGGCGAGTACGACGACACGGCGCGCGAGGACATGTACCGCGTCCGCTACGACTTCGGCCCGGCGGACGACACGACGCCCGGCTGGCGCCGCTATGGCGTCGACGGCTATGGCGAGGACGTGTCGGACGGCAAGGGTTACGGCGTCGGCGGGATCATGGCGCCGGGCCAACGCGGCCGGGTCTGGCCCTTCTTCACCGGCGAACGCGGCCACTATGAACTGGCTCGCGCGCTTCAGGCCGGAACCGCCGACGCGGCGTCGCTGACCGCCATCCGCCAGACCTATGTGCGCGGCATGGAGCGCTTCGCCAACGCCGGCCTGCTGCTGCCCGAACAGGTCTGGGACGGGGTCGGCGTTCCGACCGCACACCAGGAGGCCATGGGCGAAGGCACCAACTCGGCCACCCCCCTGGCCTGGACGCACGCCGAATACCTGAAGCTGCTGCGGTCGCTGGCGGACAGGGCGGTGTGGGACCGCTACGCCCCGGTCGAGGAACGCTTCATAAAGTGA